The window tgttcaatatgcgttatatacctctaaaacatAACATTTTATCTATATATACAGTGCAATTTTTTGACGAAGGGTAGTTCACCACCCTTGTAACCATGTGGCTTCGCCACTGCATACCATACAGTTTGTACATGTATATGTACGTACACGTGAATGTACAAACACACATGCATACATTTCTCCTATAGCCTAAAAGAGGACGGGCGTCCTACCCCTCTACTCCTACAGAAGTGGTGTTTCATTTTCAGAACGTTCAGACTTCATATTTTACCTCAAACCTATCTCAAAAGTAAAAACACACACCTTTGTCTTCGGCCGTTTCAATAGCAGCTTTCATTACATCTAGGTTTTTACGAGGTGCAACCCCCTTGTCATAAAAGTCTAGTCGCTCCTCAACTTGTTCGCGGAGTTTCTCTCCAAAAGCAGTAGTGCTTTTGTCTGCACATGAAAAAACCACAAGTTAAAGATAAATAACAATTGCGTAGGAAATAAAAAGCAACTGATCGTAACTTGTACGCCCTTACTGAGACTTGCCTAAGAAACAGTCAAGACGGGAAGCAATAGAGCACTTGTTTGCAAGAAAACGAGCCATCCGACCCTTGTTACGAGCAGTTGCACGGCCAATGAAGGAAGAATGAAATATGAGACCATATTTTGGTGTATTCCCTTTGGTTTTCAAGGCTCtgaagggaaaaagaaaaaagagggaGAAAGTGAAAATTGGGATGTGATTTAAAAAGAAGTAAATCATGCAATGTGCCAAGTAACCAAGAAATATATAAAGCCACATACGTGCACCTAATAATTTTGTGAAATTGGGCCTAGGCAAAATCTCAGATATGCAAGAAGTTAAAGATGCGTGAAACATTTATAAGAAGTGTTCATTACCTGAAAAGTGCCTTCTCAGCACCAAGGATCTGAAGGGTAGAAGAGGGGCACTTTGCCAGATTTGTGAGACTACCAGCATGAGAAATTAAACGGGCACCAACGATTTCACCAATCAGAGCAGCCAAATTTGGTGCTATGTCATGCATTTTAGTGACCAGATAATCATAAAGATTCTTCCTGTATTCAACAAGGTCCATTACTCTCTGTGCAAATAACTTGACGTTAATCAAGTCAACTGGGGACAAATCCTGGCCTGAAAATTAGAGGGACAGAAGTAAATAAAATGTATCAACATCCTCTCTATGGCTTGCTAAAGGATAGCATACCCATGGATGCTTTGGCAGCTTCTACAATTTCTTTTGCTTTATCTTCATCTCCAACTATTTCTGTTAAGTCGGCAAGTTTGTCTTCGGACAACTGGGATTTGTCATCAACGAATTTTGCAACTTTAGCATATAGATAATTGTcattgataatcttcactaactctGGGAAATGCCATGAGTACCATTCTCTGCATAATCATTTGACAGAAAACCATGACATTACACAAATGCAAAACGAATGGGAATTGGCAGGAAGATGGTCTTTAAGTAATATTATACACATGCACACACGCACATATCCTATACTGCAATTGGTTTGGATACTGAACAGAGGCATAGATGGTGGTTTAATCTATTTCAGTCACGAGATAAACTGGAAGGGGGAAGACAGCAAGTCAGTTACAGGCATATATCAAGTGTCTAAGAAAGTAGCACATGCACATGGACACTACGGAATCATGCCCATAAAAAAGTTTAAATGCATTACCTAAATAATTATGGAAGATGACAGTATCAAGTAAAACAAGACTATACACAAAGGGGGAACTTACCTGACTCTCATTGCAAAGGTATTTATATCTTTGTCAAGAGTATCAAGAAGGACAATAGCCTGAGTAACCATATTGTCAACACGATTGACGTTGAACTTAACCTTTGCTCTACTGTAACTGTGACTCAGGCCAAGTTGGGCTTTCTCCAGGTCACCAGACTACACAAGAAACAGAGAAAAGAATAAGTAACAAGTCATGTCTACGCAGCATGTTTAAACTTGTAAGACACACAGTGCCCAACTGCAAAATATTGAAAACAGCCGAAGAAAGATTCAAGTTACAATACAAACCTTTAGGTTTTCAATGAACTTGTCAAAATGCAAGCGCACTCCACGTAAAAGTTCAAGAACAAACTCATTGCTTTGGCAGGGAAACTTAGTCACTTCATGAATATGTGACCCGAGCTTAGGCTCTGCCAATCCTAGGCTGAACTTCGGCTTCTTACCCTCCTTAACTTTTGGGAGAGTAAGCTCCAAAAAGTTCCTTAGCTCATCAGTCATTTGCCCTGAGAGACAAGTCACGCAAATTTTTAAAACCCAGTCAGGCCAATAAACTTAATCAACAAAGGTAAGGGAATAAAAATACTAGCACAGCAGGACCCCACAATTTCTGCCCCTACATTTCCTGTATTCTACTGCTAATCCAAAGAATCTCAGCTAGTAGGAAACATTTATGTTCATCTATCAAGTCATCattttctagttttttcgctgctAGGCATTGAAAAACTATCTAATACAAACGAAACAACCGATAAGAATCTGTAACTTAATGAAAGCAACATAATTATCTATTTCCTGACCACAACTAAAGTATTGgtggaaaataaaaatgataacTTTTACTTTCTTCAAGATGCAACCTAATCACAATAATTCCCCTTTTTCACACAGCATCTTATGCTAGCGCGCATCAGAAGATCCAATAAAGGAGGAAGGATGAGAGTTGTGTTGACAGTTGGCATAAAACTACTCAATTTATGATAAAATGCTTAGGAATACACTCTTCTAGGCATGATATTACAATGAAACGAGATATTACTACAACTAGTTTTAGAGTTATTGCTTTAACTTCTACTCATTTAAGCCAATTTTTATCTGTGCTGAAAAACAAACACTAGATGACTATTTTAAGCAAAGTAGTACAGCTAACTACACATGCAAGACACCCAAAGAGGGATTACATTAaatttttacagccaaaaaataaATTGAATCGCATTTACAGGTCTTGACCTTCAGAGACAGCATTGCATTGGTTAAGGGCATCAAGAGCAGATTCAAATGGACTAAAAGCAGCAAGTTTTAAGATTTTCCCAAAGCGGTTGAGATCGGTAACTGAGTTTCGAACTGCCTCAGTGTTCTGGCCGATTTCGTCAAGCCCATGTGCCAAGAACAGAGCGTACCCGGACGCGGACTCGTACAAGAGGTACAACGCCATGTACAACCCACTCAGCCTtcacttctctctctctctcgtctATCTCCGAATGGGGAATGGAGAAAGGGATTGGCCTAGGGTTTAAGAGGTTTATAGACTGTAATGAAAAACTagagaaggaaaaaagaaagaaaaagaaataatggTGAGGGCTGCATCAATTGTCGGCCCATTTCGAGTTTGCTTGACTTCGGTCATCTTTTAGCCCACGTCTCAACAACATTTTAACTTAGATGGCATTTGACCATAGATTTTCAGATTTATTCtgaaaaaatctgatttgggtgaaatttGGTTTAAAGATAAAAATGTGTTTAaacatctgttttgggtgaagtttaatttaaaaaaatataaaacataacttatacccacaagttctaaaaactatcacaaatactcaACAGTactattatcaataacattcattatattatcacaaatcatagtcctgaacataaataaatttgatacaaaattatcatttttataatgaactacatgatacattATCAGATGACCAAGAAGACGAAACAACatcgttataaaataataaatagtgggctcttttataaaatacaaaagattgggacaatttttaaaatatataatagtgatattttggcctaaaaccagctattgagctggttttgggatttgagatttggccaaaatataagcaaaatctatggccaaacatgtgtttgtcaaataaaacccaagtttattttgacaaaatctatggACAAACGGTCCTTAAAGATTTgaaaaaagatatgaaagaaaaaGAATTAAGAGTAATTAACATCGGGTGATAACATAAAATATTTagccttaaattatatttgaCAAAGGTAGCTCAAAAAAATTGGCATTGTATAATTAAAACCCCAAAAAGTTATTTTACTATATATTTTCTCTCTCGTAACCTTCATCTATCTCTCTTTATCGTCTTACTCTCTCTCTCCGCCCATATTTTTTTCCCTATCTCTTTTCGCTCATGGTTTGGAAgattattgcaaaatatgcacAAAAAACAGTAAGATGAACGAACAAAAAAACGTCACAATTTCTGTGTACCGGTAAAAACCAGGCTCATGATACAATCCGGCCTCCAACAGGGTAAAACAAGCTCGAGATATGATTGCAAAAAATCGGAATCGAAGCAAGGATATCCTCGAGTCAGAGTACGACCATCGACCCTCGATAATATCGGGGCCATGATTCGAGATCGACTTAAAACCTGAAGGATTTCAGAGAGCGTCGCCGGGAAATCAAGCATGACCAACATGAGGCCGTAATATCTGTGGTcggccggatatcacggcgtggatctcggcacgtatcgataaaAAATCGGCAATcagttaaacagaagattttATCTTTTATAGAGTTATACTTAGAGTAGAATTCCCGTCTTATGATTCATTAAGCAtgttgtaacacgcattccaaggcaatatactattatttcatCGTTATTCTAAGCTTTTCTTTCATTCATCAATATTGACCATTGTGAACCTGGATCAAGGGCAAATAGTTCACTAAGGCTGAAGACAT is drawn from Nicotiana tomentosiformis chromosome 12, ASM39032v3, whole genome shotgun sequence and contains these coding sequences:
- the LOC104098279 gene encoding nucleolar protein 56-like, which codes for MALYLLYESASGYALFLAHGLDEIGQNTEAVRNSVTDLNRFGKILKLAAFSPFESALDALNQCNAVSEGQMTDELRNFLELTLPKVKEGKKPKFSLGLAEPKLGSHIHEVTKFPCQSNEFVLELLRGVRLHFDKFIENLKSGDLEKAQLGLSHSYSRAKVKFNVNRVDNMVTQAIVLLDTLDKDINTFAMRVREWYSWHFPELVKIINDNYLYAKVAKFVDDKSQLSEDKLADLTEIVGDEDKAKEIVEAAKASMGQDLSPVDLINVKLFAQRVMDLVEYRKNLYDYLVTKMHDIAPNLAALIGEIVGARLISHAGSLTNLAKCPSSTLQILGAEKALFRALKTKGNTPKYGLIFHSSFIGRATARNKGRMARFLANKCSIASRLDCFLDKSTTAFGEKLREQVEERLDFYDKGVAPRKNLDVMKAAIETAEDKDMDVDEAANEASTKKSKKKKSKAEITEGGQPMDEDKPFVDRNGDASEEPKSEKKKKKEKRKSEQEPEHEEDQTAGNGNGMSEDGTAKKKKKKKSKEENGEELPAASEGKKKKKKSKAQDDE